One region of Pseudoalteromonas luteoviolacea genomic DNA includes:
- a CDS encoding GNAT family N-acetyltransferase, whose protein sequence is MDINFKVATTQDSVAIAKMVVQLTSEICHKTNAKHFNIDVKSTSERCQDLLEGGHYLAIIGTLNHQPVAVATMTETYALYAGGKIGVIQEFYVSEELRSKQVGSLLIEQIKDFGRKREWACIELCTPPLPEFERTLSFYQRNGLLPVGGRKMRQTLI, encoded by the coding sequence ATGGATATAAACTTTAAAGTTGCCACAACCCAAGACAGCGTAGCCATTGCTAAAATGGTTGTGCAACTCACTTCTGAAATTTGTCACAAAACCAACGCCAAGCACTTTAATATTGATGTGAAAAGTACCAGTGAGCGTTGCCAAGATTTGCTAGAAGGTGGGCATTACTTAGCGATCATCGGCACACTCAACCACCAGCCTGTTGCCGTCGCCACCATGACAGAAACTTACGCATTATATGCAGGAGGTAAAATAGGCGTTATTCAAGAGTTTTACGTATCAGAAGAGCTGAGATCAAAGCAGGTGGGTTCATTATTAATAGAGCAAATAAAAGACTTTGGCCGCAAGCGAGAATGGGCATGTATTGAGCTCTGTACGCCGCCACTCCCTGAATTCGAACGCACTTTAAGCTTCTATCAACGCAATGGCCTACTGCCCGTGGGGGGACGAAAGATGCGGCAGACTCTGATTTAA
- a CDS encoding nuclear transport factor 2 family protein yields the protein MNIPTLCTASLIVLTCALFKANAQDFATPQAAINSYITGVTQGIGKNVEMAFQESATIQFFDQRDHFNSFNRNQFIKLIDTGNKWHAKVEITKLLKTNNVANATVEFTWGEHKQHGYVDYLNLVFDGKKWQVTSKVAQYVSRAQEK from the coding sequence ATGAATATCCCAACATTGTGCACGGCCAGTCTAATCGTATTGACCTGTGCGCTGTTTAAGGCAAATGCCCAAGATTTTGCTACACCACAAGCAGCCATCAACTCATATATTACCGGTGTTACACAAGGTATCGGTAAAAATGTTGAAATGGCCTTTCAAGAATCTGCAACCATTCAATTTTTTGACCAGCGCGACCATTTCAATAGTTTTAATCGCAACCAATTTATTAAACTGATAGATACAGGTAATAAGTGGCATGCCAAAGTTGAAATAACCAAACTCCTAAAAACCAACAATGTGGCTAATGCGACTGTCGAGTTTACGTGGGGCGAACATAAGCAGCATGGCTATGTAGACTATTTGAATTTGGTCTTTGACGGCAAAAAATGGCAAGTAACCAGTAAAGTCGCTCAATATGTTTCAAGAGCACAAGAGAAGTAA
- a CDS encoding radical SAM/SPASM domain-containing protein, with the protein MDRLYMNYFELIGFNGNENLKLLMGGAGSERLTYTEKKILFKKHVEIINLELSYQCNRKCDYCPVSFSDRHGAQKYLDTSVLEKACQELAQIRYDNKISLNLYNEPLMDPTLESKIHTVRQYLPASHIGFNSNGDYLKLSRLITLSASGLDQICVTLHPLPNVTQTPETILRRVTKLLNKLEYTAFDDKMSLSYIENHELIDFRQLGVRVIIQWPDWRKHGTNRGGTLEDHSSSNYKRIMPCARPFREFTIFYDGNVQPCCESFHDSDTNLEQVGNIATTSIFDLYTSKKLNLMRRSLYDFSPKQGICASCTVADFSSIEDDPMRKALVKTVIKEAKKEKIDCYVNY; encoded by the coding sequence ATGGACAGGTTATATATGAATTACTTTGAGCTAATTGGCTTTAATGGAAATGAAAATTTAAAGTTATTAATGGGCGGTGCAGGTAGTGAACGCCTAACTTATACTGAGAAAAAAATACTGTTTAAAAAACACGTCGAAATTATTAACCTTGAGCTTTCTTATCAATGTAATAGAAAGTGTGATTATTGCCCAGTTAGTTTTTCAGATCGACATGGCGCACAGAAATACTTAGACACTTCGGTGCTAGAAAAAGCTTGTCAAGAATTAGCGCAAATTCGCTACGATAATAAAATATCTCTAAACTTGTACAATGAACCACTCATGGATCCCACATTAGAGTCCAAAATACATACTGTTAGGCAGTATTTACCAGCAAGCCACATTGGCTTTAACTCTAATGGTGATTATTTAAAGCTCAGTAGATTAATCACACTCAGTGCAAGTGGCCTTGACCAGATTTGCGTAACTTTGCATCCATTACCCAATGTTACACAGACCCCCGAAACAATTTTGCGACGAGTTACCAAATTACTTAACAAGCTAGAGTACACCGCCTTTGATGATAAAATGTCATTGTCTTATATAGAAAATCATGAGCTCATTGACTTTAGGCAGCTTGGTGTCAGGGTAATTATTCAATGGCCTGATTGGCGTAAACATGGCACGAACCGCGGTGGCACGTTAGAGGATCATAGCTCATCTAACTATAAGCGCATTATGCCCTGTGCAAGGCCTTTTAGAGAGTTCACCATATTCTATGATGGTAATGTACAACCCTGTTGTGAGTCTTTTCATGACAGTGATACCAACCTAGAGCAAGTGGGTAACATTGCTACAACATCCATATTTGATTTATATACGTCAAAAAAACTAAATTTGATGCGGCGCTCCTTATATGACTTTAGTCCCAAGCAAGGTATTTGTGCCTCATGTACGGTTGCTGATTTTAGCAGTATAGAAGATGACCCGATGAGAAAAGCCTTGGTCAAAACAGTAATAAAAGAAGCAAAGAAAGAGAAAATAGACTGCTATGTTAACTATTAA